The stretch of DNA AGCAAGCATTTATATTACACCATTCGAATACTTAACAAAACAATATCCAAAGATTTATGAAGGAATAAAAGCACACAGTTTGGCTTCAAAAATCTGGAAAACAGTTAAGTCGATATTCAGCAACGATCAAAAGGCCGGAGATACAATCAAAGGTTTATCATACGTGAAAGAAAATTTACAAATCCTCGGCTACTTTAACAACACCTTGATCAATATCGATGATACGGTCACAAGCTATTTCCAAACCGTTTTGAAGGATTAtcagaaaaatttcaatcttaAAATTACGGGACAATTTGAtgataaaacatataaaaaactATCATCGTCTCGTTGTTTTGTTCCAGACATCATCAATGGCACAAACACCATGCAAGATACGACAACGTCGTTTAAACCATGGTGGAGTGCAGATAAGAAAGAATTAACATATGCTTTTAATCCTGAAAACAACGTAACAAACGCGGTCAAGTCATTGGTAAAAAGCGTCTTCGAAAACTGGTCAATAACGACACTGAAATTCAAAGAAGCAAAGACGTATAATGATTCAGATATCAATATAGTGTTTGTTACGATTGATGGAAAAGGTGGATTTGTGGGAGGTGCAGATAGTAATTATAGTTCACATATTGGAACTATATATTTGGATTCCGACGAACAATGGATATTGTCAAGTGACAATTTTAATGATGGTGACGAAGATTTGGAATCGGTTGTGATGCATCAAGTCGGTCATGTTTTAGGGTTGGAACATTCTTCTGTGGAGGAAGCGATTATGTATCCGATTGTGTTACaagagaagaaaataaaattagtaaatgATGATGATTTGCAGAAGATTAGTGAAATATATAAGGTGAAGGTAAATTATGGTTCACCCTCTTCTCAAAGTAATAATGGAGGTGATGTTGCATGTTGTGGATGGAGGGGTCACATAATTTATGGTTTGGTTAGTGGatttatttatgtgattttAGGTATTCTCTGAAATGAATAAGTCAACCATGTCCATGTGGAATATGCATcatgttttatttgtttgtttgtttgttgtttattttgacttgtgtgAGTGTGACTATGTTTATAGGTGTGATTTTAGTTTGGGGGAAAGAAAATATTGTACTATAGTACTAAAGCATATTGAAGAAATAAATAGTACATGTGAAAATATATATTGGATTTGAATAATCTAAATTATGTAAAATATATAGTGTGTGTATATTGTCGACAAAGAATATTGATCATAGACctataagaaagaaagaatattgATCAAAATAATATTGTCAATAAAAAAGTTTGTAATTAGAGGATTTCTTTTACATATGCCTGTTTTAAGTTTAAAGAATTTTCAGAAAagtgtttttatatattatagaataaaaaatCGTTTTTTGTTCCTTGCACACAATTTCCTGGAGTCAAAATTATTATACAGAGGATAAATTAACCCCTCTATTAAAACTAggaataaacccgtgcgttgcacgggttcgattaaaatatataattaaaatatttttataaataaaaaaataatgattgtgataactataatcacatatagttaaataatatatattattttaaaatatgattatatttaatattagtatatgagtaaaa from Trifolium pratense cultivar HEN17-A07 linkage group LG5, ARS_RC_1.1, whole genome shotgun sequence encodes:
- the LOC123885072 gene encoding metalloendoproteinase 1-like, with translation MRSSAKRNYAFLLIFTFLLTHASASIYITPFEYLTKQYPKIYEGIKAHSLASKIWKTVKSIFSNDQKAGDTIKGLSYVKENLQILGYFNNTLINIDDTVTSYFQTVLKDYQKNFNLKITGQFDDKTYKKLSSSRCFVPDIINGTNTMQDTTTSFKPWWSADKKELTYAFNPENNVTNAVKSLVKSVFENWSITTLKFKEAKTYNDSDINIVFVTIDGKGGFVGGADSNYSSHIGTIYLDSDEQWILSSDNFNDGDEDLESVVMHQVGHVLGLEHSSVEEAIMYPIVLQEKKIKLVNDDDLQKISEIYKVKVNYGSPSSQSNNGGDVACCGWRGHIIYGLVSGFIYVILGIL